Part of the Clostridium sporogenes genome, TCAATCATAGCATATAAACAACCTATTACCAGAGTTGCTATAGACGAAATAAGAGGGGTAAAAAGCGATAGAGCCATATATACCCTGTTAGAAAAAAATATTATAAAAGAATGTGGTAGACTGGAGGTACCAGGTAAACCTATTTTATATGGTACTACAGAAGAATTTTTAAAATTTTTTGGCTTAGATAGTATAGAAGCTATTCCTAATTTAGAAGATTTACTAAAAGAATTTAGTAAAGAAGAAGATTAATCCTTAAAACAAACTAAAAAGTAGTATAAAAGCCCCTTAAAATATATATTAGGGGCTTTTATTTAGATTTCATGACTATTAAAATTACTATCACAATTAGAACTTTCTTCAGCATTATCTTCCTTCTTATTATAACCAAACTTATCTTTTAACATATCCATTATTTGAGGTACATTATCTATTAATTTTTCATAAGTATTTTTATGATCTACAGATAAAAGTCTTATTTGATCACCTTTTATTACTAGAAATGCAACTGGTTTTACAGTAACACCTGCTCCAGATCCCCCTCCAAAAGGGTAATTTAAGTCATTCTCATTTTGCTTTTCAGATAAATACTCGGAACCACCAGAAGCGAAACCAAAGGAAACTTTAGATATAGGTACAATTGTAGTGCCATCGGGACTATTTAAAGCATCACCTACAATTGTATTTACATCTATCATATCTTTTATGTTTTCCATGGTATTTTTCATTAAATTTTCAATAGGATGACTATCCATTAAAAAACCTCCTTATATAATTTATTAACAGATTTTTTATCTTAAAAATTTTATTAATAAATTTATTTTATGCCCTTTTTAAATTTTTATAATTTATTTTAAATGAAATGTATATATATATAATTTTTACCAAACTTATATAAAATATACCTTTAAATTTAAACTCTATAAAATTTTTGTTTTTGAATAAAGGGGTTATATTAAACTTAAAATTTTTAAGTTTAAATATTTTAAGTAAATAATTATAAATATAAGGTACTAGACTTTGCAGCACCCCGTAAATAATAGCTGAATAAGCTGCATCTTCTATATCATAATTTAAAAAAGCAGAGATATTAGCTTTAGGTTTAAAATTACATTTTTCTAAAGTTACTTTTAAAGCTTTTTTCTTGTTATCATCTTTTTTCTCATTTGTTTTTTTATTAATATAATTTTGCTTTTTTATATCTTCTCCTTTTTTCCACTGAAAATTATATATATATATATTAAAGTCTTTATCAGAATATATAGCTGTTATTTTAAAAGGTATGATTAAAATAAGTATAAAAATTATAAATATTGAAATAATAAAAAAAAGCATGTTAAAAGCCTCCTAGAAATTTAAATATTATAAATTATTGCCAATAATAAAAAAAATATAACCAATCACACAAGTAAACATATAAAAAATTATGTAAATTAAATCAAAAAGTAAACTAAAAAACTATTTACTTTTCAAAAAATTTTATAAATAATAAATACAACATAACTGGAGAGTGAACAAGATGAAAAAAACTCTAAAAAACAAATTTATATTAATACTTTCTTTAATATTTATAGTTACATTAATACCAACAAAAGCCTACGGAAAAGAAGAATCTCAAAAAAACAAACCACCTTATATTAATGCTAGATGCGCTATTGCTATAGATAAGGATACAGGAATAGTGCTATTTGAAAAATCAGCCAACGAAATAGTTCCTATTGCAAGCACCACAAAAATAATGACTACCCTAGTAGCACTAAAGTATGGAGATTTGGATAGAAAAATAGAAATCTCTGAAAATGCAGATAAAATAAGAGGATCTGTGGTAGGGTATAGAAAAGGTGAAAAAATAACCTTAAGAGAATTACTTTATGGCCTTATGTTAAGATCCGGGAATGATGCAGCTATAGCTATAGCTGAGGGTATAGCAGGAAGTGTAGAAGGTTTTTCTAAACTTATGAATGAGTATGCTAGTGAAATAGGACTTTTAAATTCTCACTTTATAACTCCCCATGGTTTAGATAAAGATGAACATTACTCTACAGCCTATGATTTAGCTCTAGCTACAGCAACTGCTAAAAAATATGAATTGTTTAATAAAATAGTATCCTCTAAAGATGTAAAAAAAGAAGAATATAATTTTACAAGAGATTACCACAATATAAATAAAATACTTTGGAAGATACCTGAAGCGGATGGAGTTAAAACAGGATATACTGGGAAAGCAGGTAAATGTTTAGTGACCTCCTCTAAAATTAATGGTAATGATATTATAATAGTTGTTTTAAATTGCACTCCTAGA contains:
- a CDS encoding DUF2953 domain-containing protein; the encoded protein is MLFFIISIFIIFILILIIPFKITAIYSDKDFNIYIYNFQWKKGEDIKKQNYINKKTNEKKDDNKKKALKVTLEKCNFKPKANISAFLNYDIEDAAYSAIIYGVLQSLVPYIYNYLLKIFKLKNFKFNITPLFKNKNFIEFKFKGIFYISLVKIIYIYISFKINYKNLKRA
- the ytfJ gene encoding GerW family sporulation protein — its product is MDSHPIENLMKNTMENIKDMIDVNTIVGDALNSPDGTTIVPISKVSFGFASGGSEYLSEKQNENDLNYPFGGGSGAGVTVKPVAFLVIKGDQIRLLSVDHKNTYEKLIDNVPQIMDMLKDKFGYNKKEDNAEESSNCDSNFNSHEI
- a CDS encoding D-alanyl-D-alanine carboxypeptidase family protein yields the protein MKKTLKNKFILILSLIFIVTLIPTKAYGKEESQKNKPPYINARCAIAIDKDTGIVLFEKSANEIVPIASTTKIMTTLVALKYGDLDRKIEISENADKIRGSVVGYRKGEKITLRELLYGLMLRSGNDAAIAIAEGIAGSVEGFSKLMNEYASEIGLLNSHFITPHGLDKDEHYSTAYDLALATATAKKYELFNKIVSSKDVKKEEYNFTRDYHNINKILWKIPEADGVKTGYTGKAGKCLVTSSKINGNDIIIVVLNCTPRWNETTKIHNYVKNNYDFKKICTKGDILDQAVFEEGSVNIIADKDIIIPFKNGVDYSIKINKPKELNWKVKKGEDFGSLSILNGSELIYTKKLKAGNNLSKGGIKNWFLNKKKCTSDK